A stretch of DNA from Leucobacter luti:
GCGCCACTCAGTGCGTGCCTCAGCCCAGCCCCCACGCCGTGCGAAAGCGCCAGCTCCGACCCGATACCGCAGCAACGGCTCCGGAATATTTTCCACTCGCGCCCCGGAGTCAATGAGCCGGATCCCGAGCCAGTAGTCTTCCATTTTGCCGAAGGGCTGGTACCGCCCAACGCGATCGAGCGCGGCGACGCGGTACATCATCGTGGGGTGGTTGAACGGATTGTGTGTGCGCGCGTGATCCCGGATCCGCACCGCGCCGACCGGCGGAATGCGCACCGCCGCGGCAACGGCAGGGTCAGACTCGAACTCGGCCATCCCCGTGCCGACCAGGTCATAGCCCTGGTCAATGAGTGCCCACTGGCGTTCGAACCGGTCCGGCACCGACACGTCATCCGCGTCCATTCGGGCCACAACCGCGTAGGCGCACGCGTCAAGCCCACGGTTCAAGGCCTCAGTGAGACCGACATTCTGGGCGAGCTGCACTCGCTTGACCGGGATCGGGCTTGCGGTCTCGATCCGCGCCAGCTCGCGCTCCAATTCCTCGGGCACCGGGCCGTCTTGCACAATCACGGCCTCGGCAGGTCGCAGCGTCTGCTGATCGACCGAACTCTCAAATGCGAGCCGCACAAAGCTGGCGTTATCCCCAGCGTAGACGGGCAGCAGGAGGGAAAACTCTTCGGTGGGGCCGGCAGTGCTAGGAGTGTTCCGCATGATCCCCCAGCCTAGCCGCCCACTCCTCCTGCTAGCGTTTTGACGCTCGGTAGCCGGCCTGCCGCGCCGCGGCCTCGGTCGTGAAGCACGCTTCCGGGATCGTCCGACTGTAATATGCACCCCACGGCATGTGGTAAATCATCGAGCTGGCGTTGCCTTTGATCGGCGCCCACGTTGGGCAGTTCCAGAGCGATACCGGTCGGGTTGAGCTCGGGTATCGCACCACGGCAGTGGTGGCCGAAGTACGGCTTTCACTCGAGTAGCCGGACTTCGTGCCGGTCACTTTCACCGCGAAGAAGCTCCCCAGATCAGCGCTTGTCACGCGATAGCTCGATCCGGTTTTCCCCGGCAGCGCCACCCCGTTGCGGTACCACTGATAACGGAACGAGGTTCCCGCGGTCCAGGATCCCCTGGAAACCGTGAGCTGTGTACCCACCAGGGCGCGCCCAGAAACCTTGGGTTTCGCCGCGGAGAGCACCAGCGGGACAGTCTTCGCTCCCGAGGTTTGGCTCACGGTCTGATAGCCCGATTTGGAGCCGGTCACCTTGACGCTGAGTTTCTTGCCGGCGTCAGCTCTGCTGGGCGTGTACTTCGCTTTCGTGGCACCCGTGATCACCGCGCCGTTGCGGAGCCACTGATACCGGAGCTTCACGCCAGCAGGCTTCCAGGTTCCCGTTTGGGCGGTGACTGCGCCACCCACGCGCACCGTTCCGGTGATATTTGGAGTGGGAGCTGCAGAAATGACCCGCGAGACCTGTGCCGTGGCCTTCGAGGTCTTCGTCGTGTTCACATAGCCGGCGAGCGAACCGGTCACTGTCACCGTGATGCGCTTACCAGCATCCGCGCTCGCGAGCGTGTAGGTCGCGCCTGTCGCCCGCGCAATCGTCGCGCCGTCCCGCTTCCACTGGTAGGTGAGCTTCACTCCGTTCGGCTGCCACGCCGTGGTGCGCACGCTGAGTCTCTGGCCAACAGTGGCAGTGCCCGAAATCGTCGGCACCGCTGCGCTCAGCGTTCCGGCACCAATCACAGCCGTCGATACCGACGTGACTGAGCGCGAAGCGTATCCCGGGAGTGCGCCGGTGATCGTGGCCGTCACCCGACGCCCCTGGTCCTGTGCACTCAGCAGATATTTCTCACCGGTCGCACCGGCAATGGCCACGCCGTTACGTTTCCACTGGTAACTGAAGCGAAGGCCGTGCGGAGCCCAGCTTCCCGGCTTCGCCTGCAGGGTCTGCCCCACTCGGGTGGCGCCGCTCACAGTCACGATTCCCGCGGTGAGCGTACCAGTGCTCACGGTGAGCGAGAGCGTGCTCACGGATCGTGGTGCAGCCCCGTCTCGGTTCGCGGTCACGACAACGGAGAGGAGCTTTCCAGCCTGCGCCGGAACGGGCGTGAAGCTGGCCTGCGTGGCGCCCATGATGTCCACACCGTCAAGTTGCCATTGGAACGAGAACACGAGATCAGCTTCTGGCCACTCCCCCGTGGTCGCTGTGACGGCTCGTCCGACCGCCGCCCCTCCGCCCAGGATTGTGGGGAGCGCGGTCGGGGCCGCAATTTCCGGAATCTCACTGGGAGCCTCGACCTCGCCGACCGAACCAGGATCACCAGATTCCGCTCCGGCTTCCTCCGTCTCACTGGGGTCCGGATCCGCGACGGGGCTGGGCGCTTCGTCGTGCCCCTGCTCATCGCCTGCGTCCGGTTGCGTGACGAGTTCGGGCTCCTCGCCGTTGGTTGCCTCAACGCCGCCTCTGGGATCGCCTGCTGGCACGTTGGGAGCGGTCAGCACGATCGCCTGAGCACCGGCGTCGCTCGAGCTCTCCAGCGCGTACGCTGCCGTCGCCGGAGCAATCCCGGCTCCCGCGCCGCTGCACACGAGCGCAGCGACCAGCAGCGCTCCACAGGTCTTCTTCATCGAACACTCCCTACTGACACAAATGTGGTCAGCTTAGCGAACATTCGACGCGCATCCCTACCGTTCTTCGAGCTTCGAAAGCCGGTCCACGGCGACCATCACATCGACGGGGACTCCGGTGTCACGGAGGACCTGGCGTGTGGGGCGCGGCTTCGTGCGCCAGCCATCACGCCACCCGCGCCGCAGACAGTCACGCAGTTGCGCACGATCTGACGAGGCCCGGAAGGTGCGGAACCAGCGTCTCGCCGTCGCGGCCGAGTACAGCAACTTCTCCCAGCCGGAGAGCGCAGGACTTTCGCGGAACACCCAGAGCTTATTGCGGACCTCAAAGAAGAACCGCGGACCGGGATCTTGGTCGCTCGAACCGCGCTTCGCGGTCTTGTGGGTGACAACCGAGCCCGGCACATAGATCCCCCGTGCTCCGCGCAGCAACCGCGCGGAGTACTCGAAGTCGTCGTTCCAGAGGAAGTAGTCGGCAATGGGCAGCCCGAGGTCGCGCACTCGGTCGGCGCGCAGGAACGCGGACACGAACGATATGGACCGGATCTCCATGCCTCCGGCCGCGGCAGCGCGCTCGCGCTCCGTTGCGCCGGCACGGATCTTCGCCTTGGGGGTGTTCATGGGGTGGTCTTCGCCGTCAGTCCACACGACACGTGATCCCATCACGGCGAGGTCATCCTGCCCTGTTTCGCGGTACTTGGCGTGTGCATCGAGCGCACCAGCGAGCGCGTCAGTGCCAGGCACTGTGTCGTCGTCCATGACCCACACCCAGTCGATACACTCCTCGGCCACCGCGGCAGCGATTCCGGTCGCGAAGCCACCGGCTCCCCCGGTGTTCTCGGTGAGCTGGATCAGGCGACCTCGCTCACCCCAGTGTTCGAGCAGCTCGGCGGCGACCGCGGCCGAGTCATCATCAGAGGCATTGTCGACCACGACGAGGCGATCGACGGGTCGGCTTTGAGCGGCAAGCGCCTCGAGCGATTCCCGCAGCAGCTCCCGCCGGTTGTAAGCAACCAGTACGGCGGTCACGCGCATGCGTTCACACCCCTTTCATACCCCGAATGGGCCTCGCCCAGTCTAGGCGGTACCGCTGACACCGAACCGTTCAGCCTGAGCGCTGTCCGCCCGCTCACCGGTCTCCCCACAGCTTGTGGTAGAAATCGACCGAGCGGGATCGGGCAAGATCTCGGTACTCAGTGTCACTCAGGTCACGGATCGTTCCGACGGGCACCTCATCATCGGATGCCAGCGCAGAGACGCCGATCCCCGCCCGGTGATCTTGAAGCTCAAACCCGAGCAGTTCAAGCAGAGTGGGGTACACGCTGAATTGATCGATGTCCGGCTCCTTGATGGCAACGCCGTCGGGACTCCAGATTCGGTTAAAGATGGTGCGCCCTTCGGCACCGTTGAGTTCCTCCCAGAAGCTGCCGCCCTCCGCAATCATCTTCTGGTGATCTCCGGTGAGCATCACCACCGTATCGTCTAAGATTCCCTCTGCCCCGAGGAAATCGACGAAGCTCGCAACCTGCGTCATCGAGCAGAGGGTGATCGAGGTCATTGCGGTTTCAGTGTCCCATTCGCAGTACTCGTAGACCATTGGCCCCTCGTGGGTATCGAGGGTGAGCATCGTCAGCGCAAAGGGGTCCCCGCTGTCATGCAGTGCCACGACGGTGTCCTTCGCACGCTCGAAAAGGCGACGATCCGAGAGGCCCCAATCGGGCCGGAACTCCTGTTCATCGAGCTCTTGCCAGTACTGCAGGTCGTGGATCTCGTCGGTGCCGTGACTGGTGAGGAAAGCTCCCTTGCCAGCGAAGCTCGCGTCGGCACCACCGAGAAACACACTCTCGTAGCCGGCGCCTGCAAGCACGTCGCCGAGACACGTTGCGCCGGGCAGGTAGCTCGCGACCGGAGAGCCAGCCCCCAAGTCGTTGAGCTCAGTTGCGTCACCTATTGCACTCGCCGTGCGCAGCGGGATTCCGCACTGCGTGCTCACGATCCCCGACATGGTCCACCCACCACCCTCGTACTGCGACAGCCGCGGAATCGTGTCCCAGCCGATAGTCGCTTCCTGCACGGGCGCGAGCATGTTCTTTTCGAACAGGTCATCGTCTGCGAAGGCGTCCTCGATCGATTCGAGATAGATCAGGATCAAGTTCTTGGGCGCGACACCACGGGTGCCCCCGCTTGTCTCGGCTGGCACCTCTGGTGCAACGTAGTAGTCACCGAGGTTCGTGCCCGTCGCCGCCTCGCGAGCGAGCGCAGACACATAGTCACGAACGCCAATCGTGGCGCCGAGGAACCCCGCACCGGTCACCGGCACCACCACGGCGAGCACGATTGCGACGAGGCGTCTGAGTCGCTCGCGCGAGTTGCGGAGGATCCCCGCCTCGCGCAGGCTTCTGAGCGAGCGCGACACCAGAAAGGCGAGCACAAGGACAACGGCGATGGGAATCACGATTCCGGTCACCACCGCGGTCACCACGATGCCCGAACCGCCAGCGCCCTCGCCTCCGCCGCCTGGCAGATTTGAGAGCAACTGGTCAATCGAAATGACGCCGAATGTCCGCCGCACCCAGAGCGCAATCCCGGCGCACACAGCACCGATCCCGATCAGGCTCCAGAACGCACTCGCCCAGATCCGCGAATACCTTGCCCGCGGACGCTGGGGCGTGGCGTTCGAATCTGCGGAGTCGAGCCCGATCTCCTCCGGGACCAACTCCGCAGCCACGCCAAGGTTCGGGTGCCCCGTGTCGTGCACGGACCCGGTGGTTTCCTGCATTCCAGCTACCCCGCGGGCTCCGCAGGCGAAGCGGCGGCGACGCCGTCAGACACCAGCTGTTGGATCACACCGAAATCCGGGTACTCCGGATCAACGGCGGGCGGCACCAGCTCCACATTGACAGGCGTAAACTCCCGTGCTTTCGATGCGAGGTCCACAAAGCGACCGAGCATGGACTCCGGGATGTCCGTTTCCACGAGCTCGGTGCCAGCGGCGGCGACATCTTGGAATCGCAGCAAGACGTTTGACGGGTTCATCTGGGCGAGGATCGCTGCTTGCAGCTCGCGTTGGCGCTCCATACGGGCGTAGTCGCCAGCGGCTGAACCGTAGCGTGAGCGGGCGTACCACTGCGCGGTGTAGCCATCCATCCCCTGCAGTCCGGGTTCGATCCATCCTTCGACGTTATTGCCGTACTGATCGCCCCCAATCGGCAAGCGCTCCTTCACATCAATGGTGATGCCGCCGAGCGCATTGATGAGGCTCTCGAACGCATCCATGTTGACGAGCACGTAGAACTGCACTTCCAGCCCCGTCGCACCTGTCACCGCGTCCTTCGTCGCCTCAATGCCCGGCGAAGAACCCTTCGACACCGCATCGGGGTACAGCTCGGGATAGAAATACTCGACCTCGGCGAACAGTCCGTTCAAAATGCAGCGGCCAACCTCGCAGCCGCCCCAGTCTCCGTAGGTGTTCGGCGCTACCCCGAACCCGTTCGGGTGGAGCTCGCGCATCGGCGAGTCTTCGGGGAATGGAGTGCCCTCGAGCTCGCGCGGGATCCCGATGATCGTCGACTGCCCCGTCTTCGCATCGATGCTCACGAGTGAGATGCTGTCGGGGCGCATGCCCTCGCGATCCGCGCCGGCATCGGTGCCGAGCAACAGAATGTTGTAGCGGCCATCAACGGGCTCCACAGACGGTGCACCGCTGAACAGGCCGCTCAGCAGCGCCCGGCCCGCATTGATCGTGCTCGCAGCCCACGCAGCGCCCGAAGCGGGAACAACAGTGAGGAGGATCGCAAGCATGGCGATCGGCACGCGCCAGCCCCGCTGTGTCCTCGGCAGCCGCGTGAGCCGCAGCGTATTGAAGCCGAGCACGAGCCAGAGCACGGCGTACGCGATCAGCAGAATCTGAAGCGCGAGCAACACGATGCTGTTGGTGAAGAACGACAGCGTCGCGACTCTGGCGAACAGCAGCCCGGCGACCACAGCGAGCACGCCAATGATCAGCAGGATTGTCGCGCCGAGCCCAAACCGACCGAGTTTCCGGTTTCCTGCCAGCAGTTGCGCGCTGCCGGGGAGCAAAAACCCTAAGACCACGAGCCACCTGGCCCGCTTCGTCATGAGCGGAGGTGATTCGAGGTCAGGGTTGCGCAGCGGCCGCTCGAGGTCAAGACTCATTCGGAATACCCGCCAGGGTTCGCCGACTGCCAGGCCCACGAGTCGCGGCAAGCCTCAGCGAGCGTGCGGGTCGTACGCCACTCCAGTTCTTCATTGGCACGGCGCGGATCAGCAACGACCTCAGCGACGTCACCCGGCCGAGGCGGGGCAATCGTGTAGGGCACAGGCCGCCCGGCCGCCGTTTCGAAGGCGCGCACCACGTCGAGCACGCTCGATCCCGTGCCAGAGCCCAAGTTATAGGTGCGCACGCCAGCCGCGCTCCGTTCCAGCGCCGCGACGTGGCCCTCGGCCAAATCCATCACGTGAATGTAGTCGCGCACTCCCGTGCCGTCCACAGTGTCGTAGCTGTCGCCGAACACACTGAGGCGCTCTCGGGTCCCGACCGCCACCTGTGCGATGAAGGGCATCAAATTGTTCGGGATCCCCGCAGGGTCCTCTCCGATCCGTCCTGAGGGGTGCGCGCCGACCGGGTTGAAGTACCGCAGCAGCACCGCGCTGAGCGCGGGCCAGGCACGCTGAGCATCGCGAATGATCTGCTCATTCATGAACTTCGACCAGCCGTACGGGTTCGTGAGACCGACGCCCGCTGGCTGCCGCTCATCAATCGGCGAGGTGTCAGGGTCGCCGTAGACCGTTGCGGAGGAACTGAACACGAGGTTTGCGACACCGCGCTCTCGCATCAAGTCCAAGAGCACCAGGGTGGAATCGATATTGACACGGTAATACCGCACCGGTTCTGCCACCGATTCGCCCACTGATTTGAGGCCGGCGAAATGGATGACCGCGTCGAATTCAGCGCCTGCGAGGGCCGCCCGCGCGGCGGCACGATCCGCAAGGTCGGCCTCGAAAACCGGAATCGTTGCGCCGCTTAACGCCTCGACTCGGCGCACCGCTTCGGGACTGCTGTTGGAGAAGTCGTCGAGCACGATCACCTCATGTCCACGCTCCAGGAGGACGAGGGCGGTGTGCGATCCGATATAGCCGGCGCCACCAGTCAACAAAACACGCATACGCAATAGGGTACTTCGCTGACCCGAGTAGATACCGACACCACCCGCAGGAAACCACAAAAGGGAGCAAAACCGTTGAAATCAGTTGATTTCAACGGACAGCCCGGTCGCCGAATATTACGATTCACTCTCACTCCTGCTCGGCGCTCCGGAATGTGCGCTAGTTCACACCGATGCACTCCATAGAATGAGGGAATCAAGATCGAACGCCGCCATCGGCAGGAAGGGGGAACTGGGCGTGGCCACACTCACCCTGATCGCTGATCCTTTCCCCGATTGGGAGGCTGAGGCACAAGCCGCGGCAGCGCGTGACCTCGCAACGGCCGTCGCAGAAACCGCTCCTCGCAGTTGCAGCGCGCGCTACCTGGTTTCTCGAGGCTCGGTCAACCCGCA
This window harbors:
- a CDS encoding glycosyltransferase — protein: MRNTPSTAGPTEEFSLLLPVYAGDNASFVRLAFESSVDQQTLRPAEAVIVQDGPVPEELERELARIETASPIPVKRVQLAQNVGLTEALNRGLDACAYAVVARMDADDVSVPDRFERQWALIDQGYDLVGTGMAEFESDPAVAAAVRIPPVGAVRIRDHARTHNPFNHPTMMYRVAALDRVGRYQPFGKMEDYWLGIRLIDSGARVENIPEPLLRYRVGAGAFARRGGWAEARTEWRLQGELRRMGFITRGEYLRNVVMKGAYRLLPARVKRVLFRGLVSGGLPGDRG
- a CDS encoding LTA synthase family protein; the protein is MQETTGSVHDTGHPNLGVAAELVPEEIGLDSADSNATPQRPRARYSRIWASAFWSLIGIGAVCAGIALWVRRTFGVISIDQLLSNLPGGGGEGAGGSGIVVTAVVTGIVIPIAVVLVLAFLVSRSLRSLREAGILRNSRERLRRLVAIVLAVVVPVTGAGFLGATIGVRDYVSALAREAATGTNLGDYYVAPEVPAETSGGTRGVAPKNLILIYLESIEDAFADDDLFEKNMLAPVQEATIGWDTIPRLSQYEGGGWTMSGIVSTQCGIPLRTASAIGDATELNDLGAGSPVASYLPGATCLGDVLAGAGYESVFLGGADASFAGKGAFLTSHGTDEIHDLQYWQELDEQEFRPDWGLSDRRLFERAKDTVVALHDSGDPFALTMLTLDTHEGPMVYEYCEWDTETAMTSITLCSMTQVASFVDFLGAEGILDDTVVMLTGDHQKMIAEGGSFWEELNGAEGRTIFNRIWSPDGVAIKEPDIDQFSVYPTLLELLGFELQDHRAGIGVSALASDDEVPVGTIRDLSDTEYRDLARSRSVDFYHKLWGDR
- a CDS encoding LCP family protein — protein: MSLDLERPLRNPDLESPPLMTKRARWLVVLGFLLPGSAQLLAGNRKLGRFGLGATILLIIGVLAVVAGLLFARVATLSFFTNSIVLLALQILLIAYAVLWLVLGFNTLRLTRLPRTQRGWRVPIAMLAILLTVVPASGAAWAASTINAGRALLSGLFSGAPSVEPVDGRYNILLLGTDAGADREGMRPDSISLVSIDAKTGQSTIIGIPRELEGTPFPEDSPMRELHPNGFGVAPNTYGDWGGCEVGRCILNGLFAEVEYFYPELYPDAVSKGSSPGIEATKDAVTGATGLEVQFYVLVNMDAFESLINALGGITIDVKERLPIGGDQYGNNVEGWIEPGLQGMDGYTAQWYARSRYGSAAGDYARMERQRELQAAILAQMNPSNVLLRFQDVAAAGTELVETDIPESMLGRFVDLASKAREFTPVNVELVPPAVDPEYPDFGVIQQLVSDGVAAASPAEPAG
- the galE gene encoding UDP-glucose 4-epimerase GalE, translated to MRVLLTGGAGYIGSHTALVLLERGHEVIVLDDFSNSSPEAVRRVEALSGATIPVFEADLADRAAARAALAGAEFDAVIHFAGLKSVGESVAEPVRYYRVNIDSTLVLLDLMRERGVANLVFSSSATVYGDPDTSPIDERQPAGVGLTNPYGWSKFMNEQIIRDAQRAWPALSAVLLRYFNPVGAHPSGRIGEDPAGIPNNLMPFIAQVAVGTRERLSVFGDSYDTVDGTGVRDYIHVMDLAEGHVAALERSAAGVRTYNLGSGTGSSVLDVVRAFETAAGRPVPYTIAPPRPGDVAEVVADPRRANEELEWRTTRTLAEACRDSWAWQSANPGGYSE
- a CDS encoding glycosyltransferase; its protein translation is MRVTAVLVAYNRRELLRESLEALAAQSRPVDRLVVVDNASDDDSAAVAAELLEHWGERGRLIQLTENTGGAGGFATGIAAAVAEECIDWVWVMDDDTVPGTDALAGALDAHAKYRETGQDDLAVMGSRVVWTDGEDHPMNTPKAKIRAGATERERAAAAGGMEIRSISFVSAFLRADRVRDLGLPIADYFLWNDDFEYSARLLRGARGIYVPGSVVTHKTAKRGSSDQDPGPRFFFEVRNKLWVFRESPALSGWEKLLYSAATARRWFRTFRASSDRAQLRDCLRRGWRDGWRTKPRPTRQVLRDTGVPVDVMVAVDRLSKLEER